One genomic window of bacterium includes the following:
- a CDS encoding DUF2085 domain-containing protein, with amino-acid sequence MAWLDQALNFFGYAVCHCLPSRTLTVGGHLLPVCSRCTGIYLGIAATYIFLISRRGFKVNALPSLWASLAAAAMLLPMAVDGVSSYVGLRETTNTLRFLTGLAAGAALPVFAFPLLSPELIVGGGKRGVVRPFGGPWDGVIWLGLLAAAGALVFAPWPWLYYPLAILTVAGLAGIFFNLALVIWEMVLERAGRWGRRPWTLAAAALTVLLVFSALNVFHYFAFRAMADISGGELPS; translated from the coding sequence ATGGCGTGGTTGGACCAGGCATTAAATTTTTTCGGTTACGCGGTCTGCCACTGCCTGCCGTCGCGCACGCTTACCGTGGGCGGCCATTTACTGCCGGTGTGTTCGCGCTGCACCGGCATATATTTAGGTATAGCCGCCACGTATATCTTTTTAATCTCTCGCAGGGGCTTCAAAGTTAACGCGCTGCCTTCACTTTGGGCTTCGCTGGCGGCGGCGGCGATGCTGTTGCCGATGGCGGTGGACGGCGTATCCTCGTACGTGGGCCTGCGCGAGACGACGAACACGCTGAGGTTCCTGACCGGCCTGGCGGCCGGCGCCGCGCTGCCCGTTTTCGCCTTCCCTCTCCTGTCGCCGGAGTTGATCGTAGGCGGCGGCAAGAGGGGGGTCGTGCGGCCCTTCGGGGGGCCGTGGGACGGCGTAATATGGCTCGGGTTGCTGGCGGCGGCGGGGGCGCTGGTGTTCGCGCCGTGGCCTTGGCTCTACTACCCGCTGGCTATCTTGACCGTCGCGGGGCTCGCCGGCATATTCTTCAACCTCGCGCTGGTGATATGGGAAATGGTGCTCGAGCGCGCGGGGCGGTGGGGCCGGCGGCCGTGGACGCTGGCCGCGGCGGCGTTGACGGTTCTGCTGGTATTCTCCGCGCTCAACGTCTTCCACTATTTCGCCTTCCGGGCGATGGCGGACATCTCGGGAGGCGAGCTGCCGTCGTAG
- a CDS encoding nitroreductase family protein codes for MEAHEALLSRRSIRKYAAEAVPKEEVSRLLEAAMADISGGELPP; via the coding sequence ATGGAGGCGCACGAAGCCTTGCTCTCGCGGCGGAGTATTCGAAAGTACGCGGCGGAGGCCGTCCCGAAGGAGGAAGTCTCCCGGTTGTTGGAGGCGGCCATGGCGGACATCTCGGGCGGCGAGCTGCCGCCGTAA
- the sucC gene encoding ADP-forming succinate--CoA ligase subunit beta, whose amino-acid sequence MKVHEYQAKEIFKEFGIKTPRGGVATTPEEAEAVAKEVGGPVAVKAQVHVGGRGKAGGIKVAQTPAEAREAAAQILGMDIKGLTVEKVLVEEASRIAKEYYLGFVADRAAKAVTLMASSEGGVEIEEVARTNPDAIVKVTVDPCLGLHGFQAFTVGKKLTGDAGKARVVADVLSRIYKAFVAYDCSLAEINPFVETEDGDFIALDAKINIDDNALFRHAELAEGRDDLAETELRAKAADLSYVPMTGNVACIVNGAGLAMTTMDLVKLYGGEPANFLDVGGSSSPEKILTAMDIIMSSPGVKAVLVNIFGGITRCDDVATGLVAALKKHPLDVPLVVRLTGTNEEEAREILKKAGIEAGSDMDEAVKAAVEAARGSA is encoded by the coding sequence ATGAAGGTCCACGAGTATCAGGCCAAGGAGATTTTCAAGGAGTTTGGCATAAAGACGCCCCGCGGCGGCGTCGCGACGACGCCCGAGGAAGCGGAGGCCGTCGCGAAGGAGGTCGGCGGGCCGGTCGCCGTCAAGGCTCAGGTCCACGTGGGAGGCCGCGGCAAGGCCGGCGGCATCAAGGTGGCGCAGACGCCGGCGGAGGCCAGGGAGGCCGCGGCGCAAATCCTCGGCATGGACATCAAGGGCCTCACCGTGGAGAAGGTCCTGGTGGAGGAGGCGTCCCGCATCGCGAAGGAGTATTATCTGGGCTTCGTCGCGGACCGCGCCGCGAAGGCCGTAACGCTTATGGCCTCGAGCGAGGGCGGCGTCGAAATCGAGGAGGTCGCGCGGACCAACCCGGACGCCATCGTCAAAGTTACGGTGGACCCGTGCCTGGGCCTGCACGGCTTCCAGGCGTTCACGGTCGGCAAGAAGCTGACCGGCGACGCGGGGAAGGCACGCGTCGTCGCCGACGTGTTGTCGAGAATTTATAAAGCGTTCGTGGCGTACGATTGCTCGTTGGCCGAGATAAATCCGTTCGTGGAGACGGAGGACGGCGACTTCATCGCGCTCGACGCCAAGATAAATATCGACGACAACGCCCTCTTCCGCCACGCCGAGCTGGCGGAAGGCCGCGACGACCTGGCCGAGACCGAGCTACGCGCCAAGGCCGCGGACCTCAGCTACGTCCCCATGACCGGCAACGTGGCCTGCATCGTCAACGGCGCCGGCCTCGCGATGACGACGATGGACCTCGTCAAGCTTTACGGCGGCGAGCCGGCGAACTTCCTCGACGTCGGCGGCTCGAGCTCCCCCGAGAAAATCCTGACGGCGATGGACATCATCATGTCGTCGCCCGGCGTGAAGGCGGTGCTGGTGAACATCTTCGGCGGCATCACGCGCTGCGACGACGTCGCGACGGGCCTGGTCGCCGCGCTAAAGAAGCACCCCCTCGACGTTCCGCTCGTCGTCCGCCTAACCGGCACCAACGAGGAGGAGGCGCGCGAAATTTTGAAGAAGGCCGGCATCGAGGCCGGCTCGGATATGGACGAGGCGGTCAAGGCCGCGGTGGAGGCGGCACGAGGGAGCGCTTAG
- a CDS encoding nucleotidyltransferase domain-containing protein, which translates to MRKLDWDESGSLENWQRAVLEFARRAREELGDHIVRIILYGSRARGDYTEDSDIDILVVVRDIDAKEADERLSWLAWEVLEDYNELFSVRVVREDEYAVKRGSSYYINVNEEGVAV; encoded by the coding sequence ATGCGTAAATTAGATTGGGACGAGAGCGGCTCTTTGGAGAACTGGCAGCGAGCGGTGCTGGAATTCGCCCGGCGTGCGCGCGAGGAGCTGGGTGACCATATCGTCCGCATCATACTCTACGGCTCGCGGGCGCGGGGGGATTATACCGAGGACTCGGATATCGACATCCTGGTGGTCGTGCGGGATATCGACGCCAAGGAGGCCGACGAGCGACTGAGTTGGTTAGCGTGGGAGGTTTTGGAGGATTACAACGAGTTATTTAGCGTCCGGGTCGTTCGGGAGGACGAATACGCCGTGAAGCGGGGCTCCAGTTACTATATTAACGTAAATGAAGAGGGCGTTGCCGTATGA